The Anaeromyxobacter diazotrophicus nucleotide sequence TGGATCGGGATGATCCTGCTCATGCTGCGGACCGGCATCGACACCGACGTGTCCCGGTGGCGGACGCTGAAGGGCCCGGCGCTGCTCGCCAGCCTGTGCGGGATCGCCGTGCCGTTCGCGGTGGGCGTCGGCACCGGGCTCGTCGTCCCCCTCGACCTGGTCGGGCGCGGCGGGCGCCCCCTCTTCGCCGCCTTCCTGGCGACCGCGATGTCCATCTCCGCGGTGAAGGTCATCGCCAAGATCCTGCTCGACCTGAACCTCACCCGGCGCGACGTCGGGATCGTGATCATCGGCGCGTCGGTCCTCGACGACACGGTCGGGTGGGTGCTGCTCGCCATCGTCATCCGCGTCGCCAAGACCGGCGCGGTCGCCTTCGGGAGCGTCGCCGGGACGCTCGCGGCGACGGCCGGGTTCGGGGTCTTCGCGCTGCTGGTGATCCGGCCGCTCGCCGGGAGGGCCATCCGGTGGCTCGAGCGTGAGGGCCGCCTCGAGCACGGGACCACGAGCGCCGTCCTCGTGCTGACGCTCGCGTGCGCCTCGCTCACCCAGGCGCTCGGGATCCACGCCATCTTCGGCGCCTTCGTGGCCGGGCTCATCGTCGGCCAGTCGCCGCGCATCAAGGAGGGCACGCTCGGCTCGATCGACAGCATGGTCATGGGCGTGTTCGCGCCGGTGTTCTTCGCGTACTCGGGGCTGAACGTGGAGGTGCTCGCCCTGCCGGCCTGGCCGGTCACGGCGCTGGTCCTCGGCGGCGCCATCGTGGGCAAGATCCTCGGGGCCGGGCTGGGGGCGCGCCTCGGCGGCATGCGGCCGCGGGAGGCGCTGGCGGTGGGCGTGGGGGTCTCGGCGCGCGGCTCGACCGAGCTCGTCGTGGCGCGCATCGGGATGGACCTCGGCGTGCTCGCCGCGCCGATGTACGCGCTCATCGTCCTCGTCCCCATCGTCACGAGCCTCGCGACGCCCATCCTGCTGCGCTGGGCGCTCCGCGGCGTGCCGCTCGGGGCCGACGAGGCGCAGCGCTTCGCGGAAGAGGCCGCCGAGCGCCGGTCGGTCATCCGGCGGCGCGGGACGAAGATCCTCGTGCCCACCTCGGGCGAGCCGCACGCGCTGCAGGCGCTCCGGTTGGCGGCGCCGCTCGGGCTCCAGCCGGGCGCGACCCTGGTGGGACTCGTGGTGACGGGCCCCGGCGGCGCGGCGCCGCGGCGCGGCAGCCCGCCGGCGGAGGAGATCGCGGCCCAGGCGGAGGCGGTCGCGCGCGCGCTCGAGGTGCCCGACTTCCACGCGTCGGTGGTGGCCGCGCCGTCGGTCGACGAGGCGGTCACCGCCGAGGCGGCGCGGGACTACGATCTCGTCTTCCTGGGCCTGAACCGGCGGCGCGCCCTCTCGCACCGCCTCCTGCGCGCGCTGCTCGCCTCGGGCTCCTGCGACGTGGTGGTGGTCCGGGCCGGGGCCACCCCGGAGACGTTTCGCCGGATCGTGCTCCCGGTGACGGGCATCGCCCCCTCCCGCGCCGCCGCGGAGCTGGCGTTCGCCTACGCCCGCCAGACGCGCGCGCGCCTGCACCTGCTCCACGTCGTCGAGGCGGAGGCCTCGTCGGGCGGCCGCGTCCGCACGGAGCTGCGGCTGCTCGGCGCGCGCATGCTCGAGCAGCTCGTCGCCCGCGGGCGTCGGGAGGGCGTGGACGTGCGCTGCCGGCTCGCGTCGTCGCGCTTCCCGGGCCGGGTCATCCTGGACGAGGCGGTCGAGGAGCGCGCCGACCTCATCCTGCTGGGGGCCACCCCGCGCTTCGTGGCCGGGCGCGCCTTCCTGGGGGCGATGACGGACTCCATCCTGGCCCGCGCGCCCTGCGCGGTCGCGATCTACACCGGCGGCGTGCGGCCCGAGGCGCTGCGCGCCACCGCCCCCGAGCCCGAGCCCGAGGGCGATCGCGAGACGGCGAGCTAGCGCCAGGTCGAGGCGCGCGCGGCCGCGCCGGGCCGCTCGCGGCGGCCGGCAGCCGTGTCCCTCGCGGGAACAAGCGCGTGCGCGCCCCGGCGGGTCGTGCTACTCGGACCCGAGGAGGAGACGGCATGGGCGGCACGGTGGTGGTGATGCACGCGGCGGAGCTGGGGCGCGGGGACGAGGTGCTCGGCGCGAAGCTCGCGGGGAGCTTCCTGCGGACGCTCGCCGCGGTGGAGCCGAAGCCCGAGGCGATCGTCTTCTACAACGCAGCCGTGAAGCTCCTCGCGCCGGAGTCGGCCGCCCTCGAGGCGCTGCGCCAGCTCGAGGACGCGGGCGTCGAGCTCCTGGCGTGCGTCACCTGCCTCGAGCACTTCGAGCTCACGGAGCGCCTCGCCCTGGGAGAGGTGTCCAACATGCGCGACATCGTCCAGCGGCTGAACGCCGCCGCGAAGGTCCTGACCGTGTAGCGGTCGCTCGGAGCCGAGGTCGCGCGGCCGGCCTCTTGCAGTCACCTGGCCGGCGCGCGCACCTGTCCGCCGGCGAGCGCGGCGCGCATGATTGGGGCTCCAATGAAACGCTGGTCCAACCAGGATTGGGTGCGCGCGCACCGCGGGGTGGGTGACGCACCGGCATTTGGGTTGCGGCCGAGCTCGAGGAGGGGCCGATGAGCGCGGCGCCCGATCCTCGCGAAGCGGGCGAGCGCACTGCGCTCGTGCAGCCGGACCCGCTCTGGCGCCGTGAGCCCTGGCGCCTGCTCTTCCCGGAGGCGATGCTCGCCGCCCTGGCCGGCGTGGGCGCGTGGCTGACGTACGGCCTCGGCGCGAACGTCGGCTATCCCTCCGACTTCCACGCCGTGGCCCAGATCGAGGGCTTCCTCGCCTGCATCGCGGCCGGCTTCCTCTTCACGTTCCTCCCCCGCCGCGTCGGCGCGCCCCCGGCGACGCCGCTCCAGGTGGCGCTGGCGGTGCTCGCCCCGGCGGTGGCGGTCGTGGCGGCGGCGCTCGGCGCGGAGGTCGCGTCGCAGGCGGCCTGGCTCGTGCTCGTGGGCGTGCTCCTCGCGTTCGCCGCGCCCCGGCTGGCGGCGGCGGGTGCCACGCTGAAGCTGCCGAACGCCATCGTCTGGGTGCCGGCGGGGCTGCTCTTCGGAGCGGCCGGCGCGGTGCTGCGCGTCTGGGCTGGCGCCGCGGAGGACGTGCCGCTCCGCCTCGCGGGCCAGGGCCTCCTCACCCAGGGCATGCTCACCGCGCTCGTCGTGGGCGTGGGCGCGACCCTGCTGCCGGTGCTCACGCGCGGCGTGCCGCACGCCGAGACGGCGGGCACGGCGCGCGACGCGGCCGCGAAGGCGCTGCACCTCGCCGGCGCCGCGGCGCTGGCGGCGAGCTTCTTCGTCGAGGCGGAGGCCTCGCCCCGGCTCGGCTGCGCGGTCCGCGCGGCGGTGGCGCTGGTCACCCTGCTCGCCGCTGCCCGGATCGATCGCCTCCCGACCGTCCCGGGGCTGCACCGGCGGTTGGTCTGGCTCTCCGCCTGGCTCTTGCCGCTCGGCTACGCGCTGGCGGCGGTGACGCCGCGGTACGAGGAGGCGGGGCTGCACGTCGTGTACATCGGCGGGTTCGCCCTGATGGCGCTGTCGGTCGGCCACCACGTCGCGCAGGCGCACGGGGGGACGCCCCGGGTGCTCGCCGGGCGCCCGCGGCGCCTGGTCGCGCTGGCCGCCCTCGTCCTCGGCGCGCTCGTGCTGCGCGGGATCGTCGATCTCGACCGCCCCCATGAGCGCGTGTGGCTCGCCCTCGCGTCCCTCGCGTTCCTCGGCGCGACGGCCTGCTGGGCGTCGCTGGTGCTGCCGAGGCTGCGGGGGGTCTAGCGCGCCTGAGGGGTTCCGTGCGGCCGGACGGTCACTTCCTCGCGATGAACGCCTCGCGATCGGTCGCCCGCCACGTCACGAGATGGTCGCCGAACTGGAGCTCGTAGGCGTGACCGGTCGTCGAATAGCGCAGGATCGTCCCGCGCAGCGGACGGAGGCACATGCGGCCCTGCGCGACAGCCTGCTCGAGCGTTGCTGGGTAGTGGCCCTCCCGCTCCATGTACCGTCGAAGTCCGCCACGGATCGCCTCACCGTGCTCGACGCACTCGTTGTAAGCCCGCGTCCTGCTCCGGCTCCCGACCAGGAACCCGACCCCGGCGACGGCCACCAATGCCAGCGCGGCGAGGAACCGGACGGAGCGGCGCTGCCGCTTCGTGAGCCGCAGCACGGCGCCCGCGGCCAGGGCCGAGTCGAGCGCGATCCACGCCAGGCTGCCCATGGGGTCCGAAACATCCTCGCCGAGGTAGACGGCACCGACCAGCACCCCCGCGAGCACGAGCGCGTTCGAGGCGATCATCTTCGAGGACGGGATACCCGTGCCGAGCTCAGGGCGGATCCGGCTCGAGGACGGCCGAGCACGACGAGCGCCAGGAGGGCGGGGAGGGTCGGCATCCGGGGATGACAACACGTCGCGTGGCGTGCCGTAAACCCTCAGCCCGCCGTCCGGCGCGGAGCGCCAGCCCGCGTGCGGCCCCGGGCCGCGTGCGCATCTTCTCCTCTCACGGGGAGGACGGACCTTCCCGTCGAACGCGCCTCAGGGAGCGACCATGATCGAGCACGTCAGCCTGCGCTGCAGCGATTCGAAGGCGAGCCGGCGCTTCTACGAGCGCGCGCTGAAGCCGCTCGGGTACCGCTGCGACATGAAGTATGGCGACTCGTTCGGGTTCAAGGACGAGGCGGGGCGACACGACTTCTGGGTCACCGCCGGGAAGGTGGGGACGCCGACGCACGTCGCCTTCCTCGCTCCGTCGAAGGCCGCCATCGACGCGTTCCACGCCGCGGCGCTGAAGGAGGGCGGGAAGGACAACGGCGAGCCCGGTCCGCGCGAGGGGTACGCGGCCTACGCGGCGTTCGCCTTCGACCTCGACGGGAACAACGTCGAGGCGGTGCTCTGGGAGAGCGCGCCGGCGGCCTCGGGCCGGAAGCGGCCCGCCGCGGCCGGGAAGCGGAAGAAGAAGGTCGCACGGCGCTGATCCCGCGGCCGAGCGCTCCACCCCGGCGCTCCCTTCACCGCGGCGCGCGGGGCGCGCTTTGCGCCGCTCCCGGCCGAGTGGCAGGATGACCCCGGGTCGGCTGCCGCGGCGCCCGGAGGCGGAGCCCGCGCGCGCCGCTCCCCGGCCCCAGGAGCTTCACGACATGCATCCGTTCTCCCCGGCCCAGGTGGTCGGGTACGTGGCCCTCGCCCTGGGGGTCACCGGGTTCCTCCAGCGCGACGACGGCCGGCTCAAGTTCTTCGTCGCCTTGGAGTCCTTCGTCTACGTCCTCCACTTCGCGCTGCTCGGGCGCCCGCCAGCCGCCTCGAGCGCGGCGGTCTCCGGCGTGCGCACGCTGCTCTCGAGGTGGTTCCGCTCGGCCTGGCTGGCGGCGGCGAGCGTCGCCGTCAACCTCGCCCTGGCCGTGGCGCTCGCGACGCACGGCGCGGGCTGGCTCCCCGTCGCCGCGTCCTGCCTCGGCGCGGTGGCGGTCTTCACGCTGGAGGGGATCCCGATGCGCGTCGCGCTGCTCGGGAGCACCTCGCTCTGGCTCGCGAACAACGTCCTCAGCCGCTCCATCGGCGGCACGGTGCTCGAGTCGCTCATCGCCGTCGCGAGCCTCTCGACCATCGCCCGGATGGCCTTCGCGCAGCGCGCCGCGGAGCGGGAGGCGGTCAGGCCGGCGACACGGGCCGCGACATGACCGTGCTGCCGCCGGGCACGAAGGCGGTGTACTCCTCCGAGGCCTGCAGCGCGGCGGGCACCGCCTCCGGCGCGACCTTCCGGAAGCCGTGGCCGGCGAAGAAGTCCTCGGCCGTGGAGGTGACGACGTAGAGCGTCCGGACGCCGGCCAGCACCGCCTCGAAGAGGAGCCGCTCGTGGAGCCTGCTCCCCAGGCCGGCGTTGCGGCGCGTCCAGTGGACCGCCATCGAGCGGACGAGGCCGTCCTGCCCGGCCACCTGGAGCCCGGCGCAGCCGATGACCCGGCCGCCCTCGCTGGCGGCGAGGAAGCGCTGGTGCGCTCCGCCGACGTCCCGCAGCGGGAGCAGCGAGGCCGCCAGCAGCTGCTGGATGGCGCCGAGATCGCCGCCCGAGGCTGGTCCGATCGCGATGGTGGCGGCCCCGGTCGCGGCGGGCGCCGCCAGCTCCCGCGCGAACACGCGGATGAGCCGGCGCCGCAGCTCGTTGCGGACGGCGCGGTAGCGCGCGAGCTTCTCCTCGCCGGTGCCCCCTCCGTCGGCCGGCTCGGGGAGCGGCCAGTGGACCTTGAGGACGCCGCGGAGCGCGGGCGGGGTCGGGTCTTCCTCCGACAGGACCACGATCGCCTGCACGTCGGCGGTGTCCACCTCGTCGAGCGCCCGCGGGGGCTCGTCGGCGACGCCCACCGAGAGCTCGGCGAGCACGCGCTGCGCGAGGGGATCGACGCGCCCGCGGCCCGGGGCGGCGGAGGAGATGCGGATCTGCCGCGGCGCCAGGGCCCGCGCCATCCCCTGCGCGAGCTGGCCCAGGGCCGAGTGGGTCCGCGACAGGATGAGCGCGTGCCGCGCGCCGCTGGAGTTCAGGAGGTCCGCGTCCGCTTCCCAGCTCGACATGGCCACACCTCGCGTCCGGGCCGAGGCTCCCGCGCGGACCGGCCCCATACCCATAGCACGGGCCGTCGCCGCCGCGCCCCGGCGACGGCGGCTCCGACGGCCGCGAAGCCCTTCAGTGCACCGTCGCGCCGCCGGGGGCGAGGCGCGAGACCACGTCGAGGAGCGCCTGGAGCTCGAACGGCTTCGCGACGCGGCCCTCGGCCCGGACCTCTCCGTCGTCCGACGCGGACATGACCACCACCGGGATGCGAGCCAGCCGCGGATCCTCGAGCTGCTCGGCCCGGAACTGTCGGCCGTCCATCACCGGCATCATGAGGTCCAGCAGGATGAGCGCGGGCTGGATGAGCCCTTGGCGAAGGTGCTGGAGGGCCTCCTGTCCGTTCCGGGCGCCCACGGCGGTGAACCCGCCCGCCCCCAGGATCTCCATCACCAGCTCGCGCACGCACACGTCGTCCTCGACCACCATCACCGTACCCGCCATGCCCGCGCCTCCGTCCCCACTCCCGGTGCAGACGGTAGCGCGCGACTCCGACACGTCGAGATTTCGGCGCGGGCACCCGCACGGGTCGTGAACGTGAACGGACGGTGCGCGGCGGGTGGGACCCGCGCGGGGTCAGCGGGGCGGTCCGAGGACCGCCGCGGGCACCGCCCCCACGTACAGCGCCCGACCCACGACGTACGTCGGGGTCGCGTTGACGCCGGCCCGGAGCCCGGCGGCGATCTCCTCGTCGAGGCGCCGCGCGGTCTCGGGGGCGTCCTGGCAGCGCCGGAGCGCGGCGACGTCGAGGCCCACCTCCGCCGCCAGCTCCTCGACGGGGCGCCCCGCGGTCTGGTTCGCGAACAGCGCGTCGTTGAGCTCCCAGAACCGGCCCTGCTCTCCGGCGCACAGCGCGGCCCGCGCCAGGGCGCAGGCCTTGCGGTGGAAGGGGCGCGTCACCGCCGGGTTGCACGCCTGATCGAGCGGGAAGTTGCGGTGCTCCAGGCGGATCGCCGGCCGGCTCTTCAGGGCGGCGCGGAGCTCGGCGTGCGCGCGGGCGCAGTGGGGGCACTCGTAGTCGCTGAACTCGAAGATCGTGACGCCGGCTGGCCCGGAGCCCGCCTCGGCCGGAGGCGGAGGCGGGGGCGGCGCGCTCGCCGTGGGGGCGGGACGCGCGGCGGCGCTCGCCGCGACCGCGCTGGCGTAAGCCGCGAGCGCGGCGGCGAGCAGCGCGCCCGCGGCGGCGGAGACGGCCAGCGAACGCCAGGGGCGCTGCGCGAGGAGGCGGAGGTCCTGGGCCACGGCCTGGGCTGGGCCTCCGGCCGCGCGCGCGCCCCGCAGCGCCGTCGCGAACAGCGCCCAGTCGATCGCCCACGTCGCCGCGCAGAGCAGGCACAAGCTCCGCAGCAGGAAGGCGCTCGCGAAGGCGAGCGGGACGGTGAGCGCGGCGGCGGCGCCGGCGAGCAGCAGGGAGAGCCCGGCGGGCCAGGACGACGGGCCGCGGCGGCGCAGGCCCGCGAGCGCGAGCAGCAGCATGACCGCGTACGCGAAGGCGCCCCACAGGGCGATCGGGACGCCGAGGACCACGGAGTAGGGGCTCAGCGCGACCCGGTCGCAGTTCACCGTCTCGCCGAGCGAGCAGAAGCTCGGCGCGGCGCCGGCCACGGCTTGCGCGTGGACGCGCGCCAGCAGGAGCGCGAGCGCGAGGCCCGCGGCCGCGAGGCAGGCGTAGAGCAGGCCGCCGGCGCGGCGCGAGGGTCGGGTGGGCGGTGGCTTCGATCGCTTCATCGCGGGGAGACCTACCATGTCGGGTCGCGGGAGTGGTCGCTCCGGGCCCCGTGCTTCTCGAGGAGGCGACGAAGGCCTCGCGCTCCAGCTCGGCGCGCTCGACGGCCTTCGTCGCGGTGCCCCCTCGTACGCAGTGAGCGGGCAAAAATGACGGGGAGCGAGGCCTGCGGGGGCAAGGAGGGGTGTAACAGCAGCCATCACGGTGTAATCGAGCCGTCCGGAAGCTGAGGGCGGGCAGGCAATGGGAAAACCCTGGAAATCTGCGGAGTCCCAGGCCCACGGCCGCGAGCGGTGCTCGGCACGGGACGTGCTCTTCCAGCAGGAAACCCTCACCGGAGACTTCCCTTGAACCTGACCGCTCTGATCCTGGCCCCTGCCGTACTCCTCGGCGCTTCGTCCGCCGCGCCCGCCCGCGCCTGTGACTGCGAGGCCGAGCACGCGAGCCCCGCCGCCGCCACCGCGGCTGGCCACCACCTCGTCGCGGCGGCGACCCCGGCCACCAAGGGCGCCCAGACGGTCGAGCTCGCCGTGACGAGCGAGGGCTTCGTCCCCGCCGAGGTCACCGTGAAGCACGGGAAGCCCGTGAAGCTCGTCGTGACGCGCAAGGTGGAGCGCACCTGCGCCACCGAGATCGTGATGAAGGACTTCGGCGTGAACCAGCCGCTGCCGCTCAACCAGCCCGTGACCGTGACGGTCACGCCGAAGAAGGCGGGCGAATATCGCTTCGCGTGCGGCATGGACATGATCGCGGGTGTGCTCAAGGCGAACTGACCGGGCCTGAGCCTGGCTGCGACGCGGGGGGGCGCCCGCCTGGTCCGGCGGCCGCCCCCCTCGCGCGCGTTGCGCACCCCTCGTTCGAGGAGGTTCCGACGGTGAAGGTCATCAGCTCGCTCATCGCCCTCGCGTGGGCCCTCGCCGCCGCGGCCGAGCCGGCCGCGGTGACGGCCGATCCCGTGCGCGACGCGATCGTCGCCGAGGCGCTGGAGAAGAGCCCGGAGTACGCCCGCGCTCGGTCGACGGTGGAGGCCGACCGCCAGCGCGAGCCGCAGGTCTCGGCGCTCCCGGATCCGACGCTCTCGCTGGGGATCCAGAACGACGGCTTCCAGGCCATCCAGATCGGGACCATGGAGACCTCCTACTGGCAGGTCATGGTGACGCAGCCGTTCCCGTGGCCGGGCAAGCGCGGCGCGCGCGAGCGCGCGGCCCGCGCCCAGACCAGCGTCGTCGAGGCGCAGCTCGACCGCATCCGGCTGTCGGTCACCGCCGAGGTGGAGCGCGCCTACGTCGATCTCCTGCTGGTGCGCGAGCAGCTCGCCCTCCAGCAGCGGCTCGAGGCGCTGTGGAGGGAGGCCGAGGCGATCGCCCGGACGCGCTACGAGGTGGGCGGCGGGGCGCAGTCCGACCTCGTCCGCGCGCAGCTCGAGCGCTCCAGGTTGCAGCAGCGCCGGATCGCGCTCGAGACGAACGAGCGCACGGCGATCCAGGGCCTGAACCGCCTGCGCGTCCACCCGCTGGACGAGCCCATCCCCACGGCGCGCAGGCTCGCCGACCTGGGGGTGCCTCCGCCGATGACCGGCGAGGAGGCCGCGGACGACGCCGAGCGCCGCAGCCCCGACCTCGCCCAGTCGCGGCGCGCCACGGCCGCCGCCGAGCGTCGCGTGGAGGTCGCGCAGCGCGACCGGTGGCCGGATCTCTCCGTCACCGCCGGCGTCATGCCGCGCGGCTCGCTCGATCCGATGTGGCTCGCGAGCGTCGGCATCACCCTCCCCATCTTCTCGGGGAGCAAGCAGTCGCGGGCGGTGGACGAGGCGGCGAGCCGGCGCGCCTCCGAGGCGAGCGGCGAGGAGGCGACCCGGCAGGTGGTCCGCCTGCGCGCGCAGGAGCGGCAGGCGGTGCTCGCGGCGCTGGCGCGCACGAACCAGCTCTACCGCGACGCGGTGCTGGTCCAGTCGGACGCGGCCGTCAGCTCGACCCTGGCGCAGTACAAGGTGGGCAAGGTCACCTTCGCGTCGGTGCTGGAGGTGCTGCGCGGGCTGGTGGCGGACGAGGCGGGATACGTCGAGAGCCTGGCCCAGGCCGAGCGCGTGGCGATCGCCCAGCGCGAGGTCAGCCTCGACGCGCCCCCGGGCCTGGCCGGCGGGGTCTCCTCGGGCGCGGTCCCCGGCGCCGGCTCGATGGGCCGCCGGGGCGGCGGCGCGAAGGGCGCGGCCGCCGGCAGCGAGGAACAGGCTCCGGCCGCGGCCGGCGCCGGTGGAATGTCTTCAGGGATGTAGCTCGGAGATCGACATGGAATACGGCACCCCCCCCGCCTCGACCTCGAAGCGCCGCTTCGGCCCCGGGGCCCTCGCCCTCGTCCTCGTCCTGGGGCTCGCCGCCGGCGGTGGGGCCGCGGTGCTCGCGACGCGCGGGCACGGCGACCACGGCCACGCGACCTCCGCCGGGCCGGCCGAGCAGGGCGCCCAGCCCGCCGAGCAGAAGCCGCTCTACGTCTGCCCGATGCACCCGACGATCACCTCGGATCACCCGGCCGACTGCCCGATCTGCGGCATGAAGCTCGTCAAGACGGCGGCGCAGCCTGGCGGCGTCGCCGCCAAGGGGCCGCGCAAGGTCGCCTTCTACCGCTCGCCGATGGACGCCAGGCAGACCTCCCCGACGCCGCGCAAGGACGAGATGGGGATGGACTACCTGCCCGTCTACGAGGACGAGGCGAAGGGCGGCGCGCCGGTGGAGGGGCTCGCCACGGTGGACATCGACCCCCAGCGGCAGCAGCTCATCGGCCTGCGGACCGCGGCCGTCGAGCGCGGGACGGTGGGCGCGACCTGGCGGACGGTGGGGAAGGTCGCGGTGGACGAGACGCGGGTGCACCACGTCAACATCAAGGTCTCCGGGTTCGCGGAGCAGGTGTTCGCGGACTACGTCGGGAAGCCGGTCCGCCGCGGCGAGCCGCTCTTCACCATCTACAGCCCCGACCTCCTGAGCGTGCAGCAGGAGTACCTGCTCGCGCTCCGCACGCGGAAGGCGCTCGCCGGCAGCGGCCAGGGGGAGGCCTCGGGCGACGAGCTGGTCGAGGCCGCGCGCCAGCGGCTGCGCCTGTGGGACATCCCCGAGGGCGAGATCGCGCGGCTGGAGCGGACCGGGACCCCCACCAAGACGCTCACCATCCTCTCGCCCATGTCCGGCGTGGTGACGAAGAAGGACCTCGTCATGGGCCACCGCCTGAACGAGGGCGACATGCCCTACGAGATCACCGACCTCTCCTCGGTGTGGGTGCTCGCGGACGCCTACGAGTCCGACCTGTCGCGCCTCAAGCTCGGGATGACCGCGACGCTGTCCCTCCAGGCCTTCCCCGACCGCGCGTTCAAGGGGCGGGTCATCTTCATCGACCCCGTCCTCGACGCCAAGAGCCGGACCGCCAAGGTGCGGCTCGAGTTCCCGAACCCGACCGGCGAGCTGCGCCCGGAGATGTTCGGCGAGGTCACGCTGCAGGCGGCGGCGCGCCAGGGCCTGCGCGTGCCGGCCGACGCGGTCATCGACTCCGGCACGAGCAAGGTGGTGTTCGTGGCGCTCGGGGAGGGCAAGTTCCAGCCGCGCGAGGTGAAGCTGGGCGTGGTCTCGGGCGACGCGGTCGAGGTGCTGTCGGGGCTGAAGCAGGGTGAGCAGGTGGTGACGCGCGCCAACTTCCTCATCGACTCGGAGTCGCGGCTGCGCGCCTCCCTCTCGGCCATGGGCGGGAAGTAGCGATGATCAAGCGACTCATCCGGTTCTCCGCGGAGAACAGGTACCTCGTCATCGCGGGGGTGATCGTCGTCCTGGCGCTGTCGGTCTGGACGATGAAGAACATCCCGCTCGACGCGCTGCCCGACCTCTCCGACACGCAGGTCATCGTCTACTCGCGCTGGGACCGGAGCCCCGACATCCTCGAGGACCAGGTCACCTACCCCATCACGACCGCGCTGCTCGGCGCGCCGCGCGTGAAGGCCATCCGCGGGTTCTCGGACTTCGGCTTCAGCTACGTCTACGTGATCTTCGAGGACGGGACGGACCCGTACTGGGCGCGCACGCGCGTGCTCGAGTACCTCTCCAAGATCACGCCGCAGCTGCCGCAGGGCGTGAAGACCGAGCTCGGGCCGGACGCGACCAGCGTCGGATGGACCTTCCAGTACGCGCTGGTGGACCGCTCGGGGAAGCACAGCTCCGACGAGCTGCGCTCGTTCCAGGACTGGTTCCTGCGCTACGCGGTGCAGGCGGTGCCGGGCGTCTCCGAGGTGGCGACGGTCGGAGGACAGGTCCGCCAGTACCAGATCACGGTGAACCCCACCGCGCTCGCCGGCTACAAGCTGCCGCTGCAGTCGGTCATCGACGCGGTCCGGCGCGGCAACAACGACGTCGGCGGGCGGCTGGTCGAGCTCTCCGGCCGCGAGTACATGGTCCGCGGCCGCGGCTACGTGAAGTCGCTCCACGACCTGGAGCAGCTCGTCCTCAAGACCGAGGGCGGGACGCCCATCACCGTGAAGGACGTGGCGCAGGTGACGCTCGGCCCGGAGATGCGCCGCGGCGTGGCCGACCTCGACGGCCAGGGCGACGTGGTGGGCGGCATCGTGGTCATGCGGCAGGGCGAGAACGCGCTCAACGTCATCGAGCGGGTCAAGGCGAAGCTGGCCGAGCTCAGGCCGTCCCTGCCGGCGGG carries:
- a CDS encoding TolC family protein; amino-acid sequence: MKVISSLIALAWALAAAAEPAAVTADPVRDAIVAEALEKSPEYARARSTVEADRQREPQVSALPDPTLSLGIQNDGFQAIQIGTMETSYWQVMVTQPFPWPGKRGARERAARAQTSVVEAQLDRIRLSVTAEVERAYVDLLLVREQLALQQRLEALWREAEAIARTRYEVGGGAQSDLVRAQLERSRLQQRRIALETNERTAIQGLNRLRVHPLDEPIPTARRLADLGVPPPMTGEEAADDAERRSPDLAQSRRATAAAERRVEVAQRDRWPDLSVTAGVMPRGSLDPMWLASVGITLPIFSGSKQSRAVDEAASRRASEASGEEATRQVVRLRAQERQAVLAALARTNQLYRDAVLVQSDAAVSSTLAQYKVGKVTFASVLEVLRGLVADEAGYVESLAQAERVAIAQREVSLDAPPGLAGGVSSGAVPGAGSMGRRGGGAKGAAAGSEEQAPAAAGAGGMSSGM
- a CDS encoding efflux RND transporter periplasmic adaptor subunit; protein product: MEYGTPPASTSKRRFGPGALALVLVLGLAAGGGAAVLATRGHGDHGHATSAGPAEQGAQPAEQKPLYVCPMHPTITSDHPADCPICGMKLVKTAAQPGGVAAKGPRKVAFYRSPMDARQTSPTPRKDEMGMDYLPVYEDEAKGGAPVEGLATVDIDPQRQQLIGLRTAAVERGTVGATWRTVGKVAVDETRVHHVNIKVSGFAEQVFADYVGKPVRRGEPLFTIYSPDLLSVQQEYLLALRTRKALAGSGQGEASGDELVEAARQRLRLWDIPEGEIARLERTGTPTKTLTILSPMSGVVTKKDLVMGHRLNEGDMPYEITDLSSVWVLADAYESDLSRLKLGMTATLSLQAFPDRAFKGRVIFIDPVLDAKSRTAKVRLEFPNPTGELRPEMFGEVTLQAAARQGLRVPADAVIDSGTSKVVFVALGEGKFQPREVKLGVVSGDAVEVLSGLKQGEQVVTRANFLIDSESRLRASLSAMGGK